One genomic window of Undibacterium cyanobacteriorum includes the following:
- a CDS encoding RidA family protein, with amino-acid sequence MLQRFHVGPRLSEYAIFNKVVYLAGQVPEDSSQDIVGQTQNVLTQIDRLLEEAGSDKSRILMCQIFISDMANMAGMNQAWDAWVAQGNTPPRATVEAKLANPEWLVEIVVTAAQKE; translated from the coding sequence GTGCTGCAACGTTTTCATGTAGGTCCGCGTTTGTCTGAATACGCAATTTTTAATAAAGTGGTGTATCTAGCGGGGCAGGTGCCGGAAGATAGTAGTCAAGATATCGTTGGTCAAACTCAAAATGTATTGACGCAAATCGATCGGTTGTTAGAGGAAGCGGGTAGTGACAAGTCTCGTATTTTGATGTGCCAAATTTTCATTTCCGATATGGCGAATATGGCGGGTATGAATCAAGCCTGGGACGCCTGGGTAGCGCAAGGAAATACACCGCCACGTGCGACCGTGGAAGCGAAATTGGCAAATCCAGAATGGTTGGTTGAGATCGTTGTGACCGCTGCGCAAAAAGAATAA
- a CDS encoding RelA/SpoT family protein — MVSLSASISESQIVEGLSAADAERVHQALEFVTPYLQDHCIVTEQNGLQFALGVASTLAMLKTDVDTRIAALLFELTEAHPLAAAQIEAKFGREINDLVLGVRRLLRLREATLTQHDVGRGKDEAERTASQMEVLRKMVLAMANDMRVVLVRLASRLTSLRYFAECKRDDGAVQQYASETMDLYAPLANRLGVWQLKWELEDLSFRFLEPEQYKKIAKMLEEKRVERESFVVSAIARLESELKAVDVKAEVSGRPKHIYSIWKKMKGKKVDFDELYDVRAFRVIVDDIKDCYTVLSILNNLWTPIPKEFDDYISRPKPNGYRSLHTVVVVDDGRPLEVQIRTREMHQSSEFGVAAHWRYKESGNSNFSAHEYDEKIAWLRQLLAWKNEVSDVVVDQEQLQREWVEKVKAATLDDRIYVLTPQARVIELPTGATPVDFAYQLHTDLGHRCRGARVDGVMVPLNTKLKNGQTVEIITLKIGSIQTGPSRDWLTPEYSVGTRTRSKIRAWFNAIDQQETLNTGRGMIEKTLQREGKTSVNLEELARKLAFASVDELFLAVGKEEFSLRQVETALRDNPEEGIAPELVIANKSRASSVISGAKSGVLVVGTDGLMTQLARCCKPAPPDDIVGFVTRGKGVSIHRLTCKNFGEMRNKAPERVIQTTWGDSGKDTVYPVDIYVLAQDRQGLLRDISEVFSREKINVIGVNTQSAKGQAKMSFTVEINGTSQLQKSLSVIREVGGVQEVKRA, encoded by the coding sequence ATGGTTTCTCTGTCTGCCTCCATCTCCGAATCGCAAATCGTCGAGGGGCTTTCTGCTGCCGACGCTGAACGCGTGCATCAAGCCCTCGAATTCGTCACACCGTACTTGCAAGATCACTGCATCGTCACCGAGCAAAATGGATTGCAATTCGCCTTGGGCGTCGCTTCTACCTTGGCGATGTTGAAGACCGATGTGGATACGCGCATTGCAGCTTTGTTGTTTGAATTGACCGAAGCACATCCGCTCGCAGCGGCGCAAATTGAGGCAAAGTTCGGTAGAGAGATTAATGATCTTGTACTCGGTGTGCGTCGACTTTTACGTTTGCGTGAGGCGACCTTGACGCAACATGATGTGGGGCGTGGCAAGGACGAGGCGGAACGCACTGCTTCGCAAATGGAAGTCCTGCGCAAAATGGTATTGGCGATGGCCAATGATATGCGCGTTGTCTTGGTGCGCTTGGCCTCGCGCTTAACATCCTTGCGTTACTTCGCTGAATGCAAACGCGACGATGGTGCGGTTCAGCAGTACGCGAGTGAAACCATGGACTTGTACGCGCCTTTGGCAAATCGTCTTGGCGTATGGCAGTTGAAATGGGAATTAGAGGACTTGTCGTTCCGTTTCTTGGAGCCAGAACAATACAAAAAAATTGCCAAGATGCTCGAAGAAAAACGCGTCGAGCGCGAGAGCTTCGTGGTGTCAGCGATTGCTCGTTTGGAGAGTGAGCTCAAAGCCGTCGATGTAAAAGCCGAAGTCAGTGGGCGCCCAAAACACATCTACAGTATTTGGAAGAAGATGAAGGGCAAGAAGGTCGATTTTGATGAGCTTTACGATGTACGTGCGTTTCGCGTCATCGTCGATGACATCAAAGATTGCTATACCGTCTTGAGTATCCTGAATAATTTATGGACCCCGATCCCTAAAGAATTCGACGATTACATTTCGCGCCCTAAACCAAATGGTTATCGGTCTTTGCACACCGTCGTGGTGGTTGATGATGGGCGCCCGCTTGAAGTGCAGATTCGTACTCGCGAGATGCACCAATCATCGGAGTTTGGCGTGGCAGCGCATTGGCGCTACAAAGAGTCGGGTAATTCAAATTTTTCCGCACATGAATACGATGAGAAGATTGCTTGGTTGCGCCAACTCTTGGCATGGAAAAATGAGGTCTCCGACGTGGTCGTTGACCAAGAACAATTGCAGCGTGAGTGGGTTGAGAAAGTCAAAGCCGCCACGCTCGACGATAGAATCTATGTACTGACACCGCAAGCACGCGTGATCGAATTGCCGACGGGCGCAACGCCGGTTGATTTCGCCTATCAATTGCATACCGATCTCGGTCATCGTTGCCGTGGCGCTCGTGTTGATGGTGTGATGGTGCCGCTCAACACCAAGCTAAAGAATGGCCAAACGGTTGAGATCATTACGCTCAAAATCGGTTCGATACAAACCGGTCCTTCGCGCGATTGGTTGACGCCAGAGTACTCCGTTGGAACCAGAACACGTAGCAAAATTCGCGCATGGTTCAATGCCATCGATCAACAAGAAACGCTCAATACGGGGCGCGGCATGATCGAGAAGACTTTGCAGCGCGAAGGGAAAACTTCGGTTAATTTAGAAGAGCTTGCTCGCAAATTGGCGTTTGCTAGTGTTGATGAATTATTTCTCGCCGTTGGCAAGGAAGAGTTCAGTTTGCGCCAAGTCGAAACGGCCTTACGTGATAATCCGGAAGAGGGCATTGCACCCGAATTAGTTATCGCCAATAAGAGTCGCGCTTCAAGTGTGATTTCTGGCGCGAAGTCGGGGGTGTTGGTGGTCGGCACCGACGGTTTGATGACGCAGTTAGCCCGTTGCTGTAAGCCCGCGCCGCCAGATGATATCGTCGGGTTTGTGACGCGAGGTAAAGGTGTTTCGATTCATCGCTTGACTTGTAAGAACTTCGGCGAGATGCGCAATAAAGCACCTGAGCGCGTGATACAAACCACATGGGGTGATAGTGGCAAGGATACCGTGTATCCGGTCGACATCTATGTTTTAGCACAAGATCGACAAGGCCTCCTGCGTGATATCTCGGAAGTCTTTTCGCGCGAAAAGATCAATGTGATCGGCGTCAATACGCAGAGCGCGAAAGGCCAAGCCAAGATGTCTTTCACAGTCGAGATTAACGGCACTTCACAACTGCAGAAATCGCTGAGCGTGATACGTGAGGTGGGTGGGGTGCAGGAAGTCAAGCGCGCTTAG
- a CDS encoding cation diffusion facilitator family transporter: protein MPHDAHSHQNNHQHNHLHAHRHGDATHQHFFAERSQSVLAWALGLTLFFAGVEVVFGLISNSLALISDAGHMVTDSAALGLALLAQVIAKRPPTAKHSFGFGRSEALAAFVNGLVMLGVIVWISIEAIQRLYKPEAVQGTTVMIVAAIGLAINIIVAWVLSHDKESMNTKAALIHVMGDLLGSVAAIVSGAIIAYTGWMPIDPILSIFVSLLILKSTIGVLKESFHFLMKGVPHQIDFVKIGEDLEATPGVASVHDLHIWDMSPGQPALIGHLEIDDLLAWPRILESIKKMLLEKHGIDHITLQAEVLRDEEFGEAECNHQH, encoded by the coding sequence ATGCCGCACGACGCTCATAGTCATCAAAACAATCACCAACATAACCATCTTCACGCGCATCGACATGGAGACGCGACGCATCAGCATTTTTTTGCAGAACGCAGTCAATCTGTACTGGCATGGGCACTTGGGCTGACACTCTTTTTCGCCGGCGTCGAAGTAGTGTTTGGCCTCATCTCCAACTCCTTGGCCTTGATTTCAGACGCGGGTCATATGGTGACCGACTCTGCTGCGTTAGGATTGGCTTTATTGGCACAAGTCATCGCCAAGCGCCCTCCCACAGCGAAACATAGTTTTGGCTTCGGTCGTTCCGAGGCCCTAGCCGCATTCGTCAATGGTCTAGTGATGCTTGGTGTCATCGTATGGATCAGCATTGAAGCAATTCAACGCCTATACAAGCCTGAAGCCGTTCAAGGCACCACAGTCATGATCGTGGCAGCAATCGGTTTAGCGATTAACATCATCGTTGCTTGGGTGCTGTCGCATGACAAAGAAAGCATGAACACCAAAGCTGCGTTGATTCACGTGATGGGTGACCTCTTGGGTTCAGTCGCCGCGATTGTTTCCGGGGCTATCATTGCTTACACGGGTTGGATGCCGATCGATCCCATCCTCTCGATTTTTGTATCCCTCTTGATTTTGAAATCGACGATTGGCGTGCTCAAAGAATCCTTCCACTTCTTAATGAAAGGTGTGCCTCATCAAATTGACTTCGTCAAAATCGGCGAAGATTTAGAAGCCACACCTGGAGTCGCCTCAGTTCACGATCTACATATTTGGGATATGTCGCCAGGCCAACCAGCCCTGATCGGCCATTTGGAAATTGACGACCTATTAGCCTGGCCACGCATTTTAGAAAGTATCAAGAAGATGCTACTAGAAAAACACGGCATCGATCACATCACGCTACAAGCCGAGGTCTTGCGCGATGAAGAGTTTGGTGAGGCTGAGTGTAATCATCAGCATTGA
- the thrS gene encoding threonine--tRNA ligase — protein sequence MISIRLPDGSQRQFESAVTVAQVAASIGTGLAKAALAGRVDGKLVDTSHLIENDADLAIVTDKDADGLEVIRHSTAHLLAYAVKELFPDAQVTIGPVIENGFYYDFSYKRPFTPDDLVAIEKKMTELAKKDEQVVRKVVPRDEAVAYFKSIGEKYKAEIIESIPADQDVSLYTEGNFTDLCRGPHVPSTGKLKVFKLMKLAGAYWRGDSKNEMLQRVYGTAFAKKEDQEQYLHMLEEAEKRDHRKLGKSLDLFHFQDEAPGLIFWHPKGWTLWQQVEQYMRKVYQECGYQEVKAPQILDRTLWEKTGHWENYRENMFSTESENRNYALKPMNCPGHVQIFNSNMRSYRELPLRYGEFGQCHRNEPSGALHGIMRVRGFTQDDGHIFCTEDQIQDEVMAFHPQAMKVYDDFGFNNIAIKIALRPENRIGSDEIWDRAEETLRAALRNCGMTWEELPGEGAFYGPKIEYHLKDSLGRPWQVGTMQVDFSMPGRLGAEYVSDDNSRKVPVMLHRAIVGSMERFIGILIENHAGALPTWLSPVQVAVLNISEAQADYAKSVAENLKKQGFRVHLDLRNEKITYKIREHSMQKLPYIIVVGDKERDANTVAVRTRGNLDLGVMSQEAFLDRLKNDLETKG from the coding sequence ATGATTTCTATTCGCTTACCCGATGGTTCGCAACGACAATTTGAGTCCGCTGTGACAGTGGCGCAGGTCGCCGCTAGCATCGGTACGGGCTTGGCAAAAGCGGCCTTAGCCGGTCGTGTTGATGGCAAGTTAGTTGATACTTCGCACCTGATCGAAAACGATGCTGACTTGGCGATTGTGACTGATAAAGATGCCGATGGTTTGGAAGTGATTCGTCACTCAACCGCTCACTTGCTGGCTTATGCAGTGAAAGAGTTGTTCCCGGATGCGCAAGTGACGATTGGTCCTGTCATTGAGAACGGCTTTTACTATGACTTCTCTTACAAACGCCCATTCACACCAGATGATTTGGTCGCTATCGAGAAGAAAATGACCGAGTTGGCCAAGAAGGATGAGCAAGTTGTGCGTAAGGTCGTGCCACGCGACGAAGCAGTTGCCTACTTCAAATCCATTGGTGAAAAATATAAAGCGGAGATCATTGAGTCGATTCCTGCCGACCAAGATGTGTCGCTCTACACTGAAGGTAATTTCACGGACTTGTGCCGTGGTCCACACGTGCCATCGACTGGTAAGTTAAAAGTATTTAAGTTGATGAAGTTGGCTGGTGCTTACTGGCGCGGCGACTCCAAAAACGAAATGTTGCAGCGTGTGTACGGTACCGCCTTCGCGAAGAAAGAAGATCAAGAACAATACTTGCACATGTTGGAAGAAGCAGAAAAACGTGATCACCGTAAGCTCGGTAAATCACTAGATTTGTTCCACTTCCAAGATGAAGCACCTGGTTTGATTTTCTGGCATCCAAAAGGTTGGACTTTGTGGCAGCAAGTGGAGCAATACATGCGCAAAGTTTACCAAGAGTGTGGCTATCAAGAAGTCAAAGCGCCGCAAATCTTGGATCGCACCTTATGGGAAAAGACTGGCCACTGGGAAAATTATCGCGAGAACATGTTCAGTACGGAGTCGGAAAACCGTAACTACGCATTGAAGCCAATGAATTGCCCAGGTCACGTACAGATCTTTAATTCGAACATGCGTAGTTATCGCGAATTGCCATTGCGTTATGGTGAATTCGGTCAGTGTCACCGCAATGAGCCATCGGGTGCTTTGCACGGCATTATGCGGGTCCGTGGCTTTACACAAGACGACGGCCACATTTTCTGTACTGAAGATCAAATTCAAGATGAGGTTATGGCTTTCCATCCGCAAGCGATGAAAGTGTATGACGATTTTGGTTTCAACAATATCGCGATCAAGATTGCCTTGCGCCCTGAAAATCGTATTGGCTCAGATGAAATTTGGGATCGCGCCGAAGAAACCTTGCGCGCTGCATTGCGTAATTGCGGTATGACTTGGGAAGAGTTGCCAGGCGAAGGCGCGTTCTACGGTCCGAAGATTGAATACCACCTGAAAGATAGCCTTGGTCGTCCATGGCAGGTTGGTACCATGCAAGTCGATTTCTCTATGCCTGGTCGCCTCGGTGCGGAATATGTTTCCGACGACAATTCACGCAAAGTGCCAGTGATGTTGCATCGTGCGATCGTTGGTTCAATGGAAAGATTTATTGGCATCTTGATCGAAAATCACGCGGGTGCTTTGCCAACTTGGTTGTCTCCTGTGCAAGTAGCGGTCTTGAATATCTCGGAAGCGCAAGCTGATTACGCTAAGTCTGTGGCTGAAAACCTGAAAAAACAAGGGTTTAGAGTACATCTGGATTTGCGTAATGAGAAAATTACCTATAAAATACGCGAACATTCCATGCAAAAGTTGCCTTATATCATCGTAGTCGGTGATAAAGAACGGGATGCAAATACAGTGGCTGTGCGTACGCGCGGTAATCTGGATCTGGGTGTGATGTCCCAGGAAGCCTTCTTAGATCGCCTAAAGAACGACTTGGAAACCAAGGGCTGA
- the infC gene encoding translation initiation factor IF-3, whose amino-acid sequence MKETAIATEKTHRINGEITAPEVRLAGVDNEPLGIVKLGEAFRLAEEAEVDLVEIAPTAQPPVCRLMDYGKFKYQEQKKAHEAKMKQKVIAVKEVKFRPGTDDGDYNIKLRNLIKFLEEGDKTKITLRFRGREMAHQEIGMRMLERLKVDLDPYGQVEQFPKMEGRQMVMMLAPKKKK is encoded by the coding sequence TTGAAGGAAACTGCAATAGCTACCGAAAAGACACATCGTATCAACGGTGAAATCACAGCGCCAGAAGTGCGCTTGGCAGGCGTTGATAATGAGCCATTGGGCATCGTAAAACTGGGAGAAGCCTTTCGCTTAGCCGAAGAGGCTGAAGTTGATTTGGTGGAGATCGCGCCAACAGCGCAACCACCAGTTTGCCGATTGATGGATTACGGCAAGTTCAAGTATCAGGAGCAGAAGAAAGCTCATGAAGCCAAGATGAAACAAAAAGTCATCGCGGTGAAAGAGGTCAAGTTCCGTCCTGGTACAGACGATGGCGATTACAACATTAAATTGCGTAATCTGATCAAATTCCTCGAGGAAGGCGATAAAACGAAGATTACTTTGCGCTTCCGTGGTCGTGAAATGGCCCACCAAGAAATTGGTATGCGTATGTTGGAACGCTTGAAAGTGGACTTGGATCCGTATGGTCAAGTAGAGCAGTTTCCGAAGATGGAAGGTCGCCAAATGGTCATGATGTTGGCGCCGAAGAAGAAAAAGTAA
- the rpmI gene encoding 50S ribosomal protein L35, whose protein sequence is MPKMKTKSSAKKRFRVRPGGTVKSGHAFKRHILTKKTTKNKRQLRGTRNINASDVTSVMRMMPTA, encoded by the coding sequence ATGCCTAAAATGAAAACAAAGAGCTCTGCAAAGAAGCGCTTTCGTGTACGTCCAGGTGGCACAGTGAAGAGTGGTCACGCTTTCAAGCGTCACATCTTGACTAAGAAAACCACCAAAAACAAACGCCAATTGCGTGGTACCCGTAACATCAATGCGTCTGACGTAACATCAGTCATGCGCATGATGCCAACAGCTTAA
- the rplT gene encoding 50S ribosomal protein L20 has protein sequence MPRVKRGVTARARHKKVLNLAKGYRGRRSKVFRIAKQAVMRAGQYAYRDRRNKKRVFRALWITRINAASRQHGMTYSVFMNGLKKANIELDRKVLADMAVTDKPAFAAIVNQVKATLAA, from the coding sequence ATGCCTAGAGTAAAACGTGGGGTTACCGCTCGTGCCCGCCATAAGAAAGTTCTCAATTTAGCTAAAGGCTACCGTGGTCGCCGTAGCAAGGTATTCCGTATTGCTAAGCAAGCAGTTATGCGTGCTGGTCAATATGCATACCGCGATCGCCGCAACAAGAAACGCGTATTCCGCGCTTTGTGGATTACTCGTATCAATGCAGCGTCTCGCCAACACGGTATGACTTACAGCGTGTTCATGAACGGTTTGAAAAAAGCGAACATCGAACTCGACCGTAAAGTTTTGGCCGATATGGCTGTGACTGACAAACCAGCATTTGCTGCGATTGTTAATCAAGTTAAAGCGACTTTGGCTGCTTAA
- the pheS gene encoding phenylalanine--tRNA ligase subunit alpha, with translation MNPLDQIVTQAIADFAAAADAAALENAKALYLGKSGQITEQMKGLGKLAPDERKAQGAVINVAKEQIENALTARREALANAQMEARLNAEAIDVTLPGRGRGMGGIHPVMRTWQRIEEIFRSIGFDVADGPEIENDWTNFTALNSPENHPARSMQDTFYVEGNDTSGKPLLLRTHTSPMQVRYARMNKPPIKVIAPGRTYRVDSDATHSPMFHQVEGLWIAEDISFADLKGVYLNFVKAFFETDDLQVRFRPSYFPFTEPSAEIDIAFGSGPLKGRWLEVSGSGQVHPTVIKNMGLDPEKYIGFAFGSGLERLTMLRYGISDLRLFYEGDLRFLKQFN, from the coding sequence ATGAATCCCTTAGATCAAATTGTTACCCAAGCGATCGCAGATTTTGCTGCCGCGGCTGATGCAGCGGCACTGGAAAACGCGAAAGCGCTGTATCTCGGTAAGTCTGGCCAAATCACTGAACAGATGAAGGGCTTAGGTAAGCTCGCACCGGACGAACGTAAAGCGCAAGGCGCCGTCATTAACGTCGCCAAAGAGCAAATTGAAAACGCCTTAACGGCACGCCGCGAAGCTTTGGCAAACGCGCAGATGGAAGCGCGTTTGAATGCAGAAGCGATCGACGTGACTTTGCCTGGCCGTGGTCGCGGCATGGGCGGCATTCATCCCGTGATGCGCACATGGCAGCGAATTGAAGAGATCTTCCGTTCGATTGGTTTTGATGTGGCTGACGGTCCTGAAATTGAAAATGATTGGACCAACTTTACTGCATTGAATTCGCCAGAGAATCATCCAGCGCGTTCTATGCAAGACACGTTCTACGTTGAGGGTAATGATACCTCCGGCAAGCCGTTATTGTTGCGTACCCATACCAGCCCGATGCAGGTGCGTTATGCGCGCATGAATAAGCCGCCAATCAAGGTGATCGCGCCAGGTCGTACTTATCGCGTCGATAGCGATGCAACCCATTCGCCAATGTTCCATCAAGTCGAAGGTTTGTGGATTGCCGAGGACATCAGCTTTGCTGATTTGAAAGGCGTTTATTTGAACTTCGTCAAAGCGTTTTTTGAGACTGACGATTTGCAAGTGCGCTTCCGTCCTTCGTATTTCCCATTCACTGAGCCATCTGCTGAGATTGATATCGCCTTTGGTAGTGGCCCATTGAAAGGTCGTTGGTTAGAAGTATCTGGCTCCGGTCAAGTGCATCCAACGGTGATCAAGAACATGGGCTTAGATCCAGAAAAATACATCGGCTTTGCTTTCGGTTCTGGTTTGGAACGTCTGACGATGCTGCGTTATGGCATTAGCGATCTGCGTTTGTTCTATGAAGGCGATTTGCGATTCCTGAAACAGTTTAATTAG
- the pheT gene encoding phenylalanine--tRNA ligase subunit beta, giving the protein MQFSENWLRTMVDPKMTSDELSHMLTMAGLEVEELEPVAPPFSNVVVAEIREIAKHPDADRLNVCQVDVGTGTLLNIVCGAPNVRVGMKVPCAMAGAVLPPGPDGKPFLIKVGKLRGVESQGMLCSARELKLSEDHGGLMDLPADAPVGQNFRDYYQLNDLKFTIKLTPNKADCLSVLGVAREVSALTGTAMHLPEAHIVPVMLTEKLPVKISAPDLCGRFVGRVIRGVNAKSATPDWMKQRLERSGQRPISALVDISNYVMLEMGRPSHVFDLDKIHGGLDVRWGKKGESLKLLNGNTIEVDEWVGVIADQKEIESLAGIMGGDSTAVTLETENIYLESAFWWPNAIQGRARKYNFSTDAAHRYERGVDFESIVEHVERITALIVEICGGPEQVKVGPVDDHVVNLPKRQPVKMRTERANKVIGVDFTDAQIADIFTRLGLQFTQEPGLFSVTPPSYRFDIEIEEDLIEEVVRVYGFENIPSLPPVAPNAMLIDPENTRSAFTLRRQVADMDYQEVVNYSFVEEAWEADFCANANPVRLQNPIASQMSVMRTSLIASLVANARYNLNRKINRVRIFELAAVYLRDEAVQDGPLSLAGYAQPKRLAALAYGPVVEEQWGSANRNVDFFDVKADLENLFAPKTLRFNKCEHPALHPGRAAEIECDGKVIGVIGELHPRLQQKYDLPLAPIVFEVAVEALQARELPSHREISKFQAVTRDLAFVVKQTVTAQSLLDVFHAEIRKADSCKIVQDIVLFDEYRGKGLENDEKSLAFRFSLQDTQNTLQDEIVEQAMAALIAAATTSISARLR; this is encoded by the coding sequence ATGCAATTTTCTGAAAACTGGTTACGTACCATGGTTGATCCGAAGATGACTTCGGATGAGTTGTCGCACATGCTGACGATGGCAGGCTTGGAAGTAGAAGAGCTTGAACCAGTCGCTCCTCCTTTTAGCAATGTCGTGGTCGCGGAGATTCGCGAAATCGCCAAGCATCCTGACGCGGATCGTTTGAATGTATGTCAGGTCGACGTCGGTACTGGCACTCTGTTGAATATCGTTTGTGGCGCACCGAATGTTCGCGTTGGCATGAAGGTGCCATGTGCGATGGCAGGTGCAGTTTTGCCACCGGGCCCAGACGGTAAGCCTTTCTTGATTAAGGTAGGGAAGCTACGTGGCGTTGAATCGCAAGGCATGTTGTGTTCCGCGCGTGAATTGAAATTATCGGAAGATCACGGTGGCTTGATGGACTTGCCTGCAGATGCGCCGGTGGGTCAAAATTTCCGCGATTACTACCAACTCAATGATTTGAAATTCACCATCAAACTGACACCGAACAAAGCCGATTGTTTGTCGGTGCTGGGTGTTGCACGTGAAGTTTCCGCGTTGACTGGTACCGCCATGCATTTGCCTGAAGCGCACATCGTACCAGTGATGTTGACAGAAAAATTGCCTGTCAAAATCAGTGCACCGGATTTGTGTGGACGTTTTGTCGGCCGCGTCATTCGCGGTGTGAATGCCAAATCTGCGACGCCAGATTGGATGAAGCAACGCTTGGAACGCAGTGGTCAACGCCCGATTTCGGCATTGGTCGATATTTCCAACTACGTCATGCTAGAGATGGGACGCCCAAGCCATGTTTTCGATTTGGATAAAATTCATGGTGGCCTTGATGTGCGCTGGGGCAAAAAAGGTGAAAGTCTGAAGCTTTTGAATGGCAATACGATTGAAGTCGATGAATGGGTGGGCGTGATCGCCGATCAAAAAGAGATTGAATCTTTAGCCGGTATCATGGGAGGTGATTCGACTGCAGTGACATTGGAAACCGAAAACATTTATTTGGAATCCGCTTTCTGGTGGCCGAACGCGATCCAAGGTCGTGCACGTAAATATAATTTCTCAACGGACGCCGCGCATCGCTATGAACGTGGTGTTGATTTTGAATCCATCGTCGAACATGTGGAACGTATCACTGCTTTGATCGTCGAAATTTGCGGCGGCCCAGAGCAAGTGAAAGTGGGGCCTGTGGATGATCATGTGGTCAATCTGCCGAAGCGCCAGCCAGTGAAAATGCGCACTGAACGCGCGAATAAAGTCATCGGCGTTGATTTTACTGATGCACAGATTGCGGATATTTTTACGCGCCTTGGTCTGCAGTTCACGCAAGAGCCGGGTTTGTTTTCCGTCACGCCACCATCCTACCGTTTCGATATCGAGATTGAAGAAGATTTGATCGAAGAAGTGGTACGCGTGTATGGCTTTGAAAACATCCCATCCTTGCCACCGGTGGCACCGAATGCGATGTTGATTGACCCTGAGAACACCCGTTCCGCATTCACACTGCGTCGCCAAGTAGCCGATATGGATTATCAAGAAGTGGTCAACTATAGCTTTGTTGAAGAAGCGTGGGAAGCCGACTTCTGCGCTAACGCCAATCCAGTTCGCTTACAAAATCCGATCGCGAGTCAAATGAGCGTGATGCGCACTAGCTTGATCGCAAGTTTGGTTGCCAATGCACGTTACAACTTGAACCGTAAGATCAATCGTGTGCGTATTTTTGAATTGGCAGCGGTGTATTTGCGTGATGAAGCTGTGCAAGACGGTCCATTGAGCTTGGCTGGCTATGCTCAACCAAAACGTCTTGCTGCCTTGGCGTATGGCCCTGTGGTTGAAGAACAATGGGGTAGCGCTAATCGCAATGTGGATTTCTTTGATGTCAAAGCCGATCTCGAAAATTTATTTGCACCAAAAACTTTGCGCTTCAATAAATGCGAGCATCCAGCGCTGCACCCAGGCCGCGCTGCTGAAATCGAATGCGACGGTAAAGTGATCGGTGTGATCGGTGAATTGCACCCACGTTTGCAACAGAAGTACGATTTGCCTTTGGCACCTATCGTCTTCGAAGTTGCAGTCGAAGCGCTGCAAGCGCGTGAGTTGCCTAGCCATCGCGAAATTTCGAAATTCCAAGCGGTGACTCGTGACCTCGCATTTGTCGTAAAACAAACTGTGACAGCACAAAGCTTGCTCGATGTTTTCCACGCGGAAATACGCAAGGCAGATTCTTGCAAAATCGTGCAA